The following are encoded together in the Daucus carota subsp. sativus chromosome 5, DH1 v3.0, whole genome shotgun sequence genome:
- the LOC108221555 gene encoding tetraspanin-15, producing MADNTHHNETVTAPEPQPEAEQVPAPEPEPQPEPEPVPEPEPTPSLKKEETPEITASASEKGSSEKPKNTMRSLANILNLVTVILTLPIMALVAWLLYMRGYDCEYLLRMKKLYIGIIAMLVVLCVANIVSYFMMKKPPLRMPALILIMIPTLVVLIMGIGLVGGFKMESRSMPGSPQRLKLKVYNIDNWSRIKSCLYDKNICQVLVSEAGMIKPYDYATKNLSPVQSGCCRPPATCGMEYVNATYWERSDGSQDMSKGQNSDCTTWANEESILCYNCNSCRDGFRRTIGRKWIILGSFMISVASLLFIVHLIVFVVSMSES from the exons ATGGCTGATAATACACATCACAATGAAACAGTAACAGCCCCTGAACCTCAACCTGAAGCAGAACAAGTACCAGCACCAGAACCAGAACCTCAACCAGAACCCGAACCAGTACCAGAACCAGAACCAACACCATCACTTAAAAAAGAAGAAACTCCAGAGATCACTGCAAGTGCTAGTGAGAAGGGAAGTTCCGAGAAGCCAAAAAACACAATGAGATCTTTAGCTAATATACTAAATTTAGTAACAGTCATTCTAACTCTACCAATTATGGCTCTAGTGGCTTGGTTACTCTACATGCGAGGGTACGACTGTGAGTATCTGCTCAGAATGAAGAAGCTGTATATTGGTATCATTGCGATGTTGGTAGTATTGTGTGTAGCCAACATTGTGTCGTATTTTATGATGAAAAAACCGCCACTGCGAATGCCAGCATTGATCCTGATTATGATCCCCACCTTAGTGGTGCTCATTATGGGGATTGGGCTAGTAGGAGGTTTTAAGATGGAGAGCAGGTCCATGCCTGGCTCGCCTCAACGGCTGAAATTGAAAGTGTACAACATTGATAACTGGAGCAGAATTAAGTCGTGCTtgtatgataaaaatatttgtcaAGTATTAGTATCTGAAGCCGGTATGATCAAGCCCTATGATTATGCAACAAAAAATCTGTCCCCAGTACAG TCGGGATGTTGCAGGCCACCAGCAACTTGTGGGATGGAATATGTTAATGCGACTTACTGGGAGAGATCGGATGGATCACAAGATATGAGTAAGGGACAGAATAGTGATTGTACTACATGGGCGAATGAAGAAAGCATTCTCTGTTACAACTGCAACAGCTGCAGAGACGGCTTTAGAAGAACCATAGGAAGAAAATGGATTATACTGGGATCTTTTATGATTTCAGTGGCTAGCTTGCTCTTT